A window of Reinekea marina contains these coding sequences:
- a CDS encoding NAD(P)/FAD-dependent oxidoreductase, translating into MLNPKTHSADYPDSYYAATREYSCDYPKLSEAKDTQVCVIGGGLSGVNTALELSERGYKVVLLEAFKIGWGASGRNGGQLIRGIGHGTAQFANSIGVDGVNALDHMGLEAVDIVRDRVKKYNIQCDLKMGYSDLAHKPRHMRELETEKEWLDSVNYSHETRLLKQHEMHEVVGSSNYIGGLIDMGSGHVHPLNLTLGEANAAQAQGVEIYEQSKVVNIEYRERPVVKTENGQVTADKLVICGNAYVAGINDELEARVLPAGSYVIATEPLPESVWRRVLPKDMAVCDLRVALDYYRLSADKRLLFGGLCNYSGRDPKSIVGTLKPHMDDVFPYLKDVKIEYQWGGMIGIGANRMPQVGRLHPNVYYAQAYSGHGVNATHLCAKVIAEHISGETRRMEIFEKIHHMRFPGGRRFRSPMLAAGMIFHRLKDLF; encoded by the coding sequence ATGCTTAACCCTAAAACCCACTCTGCTGATTACCCCGACTCGTACTACGCCGCCACACGCGAATACTCTTGTGATTACCCGAAACTTAGCGAAGCAAAGGACACGCAGGTTTGTGTAATAGGAGGAGGCCTCAGTGGTGTTAATACGGCGTTGGAGTTGAGCGAGCGAGGATACAAAGTCGTTTTACTCGAGGCTTTCAAAATTGGCTGGGGTGCCTCTGGTCGAAATGGAGGGCAACTCATTCGAGGAATCGGGCATGGCACGGCTCAATTTGCTAATAGCATCGGTGTTGATGGTGTGAATGCCCTCGATCATATGGGTTTAGAGGCTGTGGATATCGTTCGTGATCGTGTTAAGAAATACAATATTCAATGCGACCTAAAGATGGGCTATTCCGATTTAGCTCACAAGCCACGCCATATGCGTGAACTAGAAACCGAAAAAGAATGGTTAGACAGCGTAAACTATAGCCATGAGACGCGGCTGCTTAAACAGCATGAAATGCACGAGGTGGTCGGCTCCTCGAATTATATTGGCGGCCTTATTGATATGGGCAGTGGCCATGTTCATCCACTGAACCTCACGTTAGGTGAAGCAAATGCGGCCCAGGCGCAAGGTGTTGAAATTTATGAACAATCCAAGGTGGTCAACATCGAATACCGCGAGCGCCCCGTTGTCAAAACGGAAAACGGCCAAGTGACGGCCGATAAACTCGTCATATGCGGTAACGCTTATGTCGCCGGAATAAATGATGAGCTGGAAGCACGAGTCCTCCCCGCGGGAAGCTACGTAATTGCAACGGAACCATTACCAGAAAGTGTTTGGCGGCGCGTCCTGCCGAAAGATATGGCGGTTTGTGATTTGCGGGTCGCCCTAGATTATTATCGGTTAAGTGCCGACAAGAGATTGCTTTTTGGGGGGTTGTGCAATTATTCAGGTCGCGACCCTAAATCTATCGTTGGAACATTAAAACCGCATATGGACGATGTATTCCCCTATTTAAAAGACGTAAAAATAGAATACCAATGGGGCGGCATGATCGGTATCGGAGCTAACCGCATGCCTCAAGTTGGTAGGCTTCATCCGAATGTTTACTATGCCCAGGCCTATTCAGGTCATGGCGTAAACGCGACGCATCTATGTGCGAAAGTAATTGCTGAGCATATTTCAGGAGAAACGAGGCGCATGGAAATATTTGAAAAAATACATCACATGCGCTTCCCTGGTGGTCGTCGATTTAGGTCGCCGATGTTAGCCGCAGGGATGATCTTTCATCGCCTAAAGGATCTTTTTTAA
- a CDS encoding NAD(P)/FAD-dependent oxidoreductase — protein MLEPRCNAYYTATMNTQLDFPVLSEDIRVDVAIIGGGFTGINTALELAERGVKVALLEANKIAWGASGRNGGQVTGSLSGDNAMRKAMRNHLGNEADDFVWNLRWRGHDIIKKKVAQYNIQCDLKHGHLHTAMKPSHMKELHKNFNEAIAHGMADQVSLLDKREVQSFLETNLYQGALYNKKNMHLHPLNLCLGEAKAASDLGALIFEQSKAIDIIHGDTPKVMTSQGSVTANAILIAGNAYHRLERKKMRGKIFPAAGGIITTQPLGDETANAINQKDVAVYDCRFVLDYYRLTADKRLLFGGGAHYSGKPSRDIEAELRPALERTFPRLKGIKIDYQWSGMMGVVINRIPQLGKLSKNVFYAQGYSGHGVATSHIVAEIMANAITGQLSQFDVFAQCPHIRVPGSEWLGNQFLALGMWYYLLLEKLR, from the coding sequence ATGCTAGAACCTCGTTGCAATGCGTACTACACGGCAACCATGAACACTCAACTGGATTTTCCTGTTTTATCGGAGGATATTCGGGTTGATGTAGCCATTATTGGTGGCGGCTTCACGGGTATCAACACCGCCCTTGAGCTAGCGGAACGAGGTGTAAAAGTAGCGTTGCTCGAGGCAAATAAAATCGCGTGGGGAGCCAGTGGCCGTAACGGCGGCCAAGTGACTGGCAGCCTTTCTGGAGACAACGCTATGCGCAAAGCCATGCGTAATCACCTAGGCAATGAGGCCGATGATTTTGTTTGGAACCTTCGCTGGCGCGGACATGACATCATTAAAAAGAAAGTGGCCCAATATAATATTCAATGTGACTTAAAGCATGGGCATTTGCATACAGCCATGAAGCCTAGCCATATGAAGGAGCTTCATAAAAACTTTAATGAAGCCATAGCTCATGGCATGGCCGACCAAGTATCACTTTTAGATAAACGGGAAGTACAAAGCTTCTTAGAAACCAATTTGTATCAAGGTGCTTTGTATAATAAGAAGAACATGCACTTGCACCCGTTAAACCTTTGCCTTGGTGAAGCTAAGGCGGCATCCGATTTAGGCGCTCTTATTTTTGAGCAATCAAAAGCCATCGACATTATTCATGGCGATACTCCCAAAGTTATGACCTCACAAGGATCTGTCACTGCAAATGCCATCTTGATTGCCGGAAACGCTTATCATCGACTCGAACGCAAAAAAATGAGGGGCAAAATTTTTCCCGCGGCTGGGGGTATCATTACCACTCAACCGTTGGGAGATGAAACCGCCAACGCCATTAACCAAAAAGATGTAGCCGTTTATGACTGTCGTTTCGTACTTGATTATTATCGGCTCACGGCCGATAAACGGCTGTTATTTGGTGGCGGTGCGCATTACAGCGGAAAGCCGAGTCGTGATATAGAAGCGGAGCTAAGACCCGCCTTAGAGCGCACCTTTCCGCGCCTTAAGGGCATAAAAATTGACTATCAATGGAGCGGCATGATGGGCGTGGTTATTAACCGTATCCCGCAGTTGGGCAAACTTTCGAAGAATGTCTTTTATGCGCAAGGTTATTCAGGCCATGGCGTGGCTACTTCGCATATTGTCGCTGAAATTATGGCGAATGCTATAACGGGCCAATTATCTCAATTCGACGTTTTTGCTCAATGCCCTCACATTCGGGTACCAGGTTCCGAATGGTTAGGGAATCAATTTTTAGCGTTAGGTATGTGGTATTACTTATTATTAGAAAAGCTGCGCTAA
- a CDS encoding ABC transporter permease subunit: MFWLGIVFLYAPMVVLVVYSFNESRLVTVWAGFSTKWYGELFRDQQMMTAVGRSLEIAFYSATAAVFFGIFASVVMVRIKKFKGRTTFSGMITAPLVMPDVIIGLSMLLLFVAMSQFLGWPETRGMLTIWIAHTTFGLAYSTVVISSRLREMDHSLEEAALDLGASPLKSFLLITLPIISPAVVSAWLLSFTLSLDDVVIASFVTGPGATTLPIEVFSSVRLGVTPKINALATLIIGTVTLVAIFAWFMTRRLNRRVSASMQNA, translated from the coding sequence ATGTTTTGGCTCGGAATTGTATTTTTATACGCCCCGATGGTGGTGCTGGTTGTATATTCATTTAATGAAAGTAGGTTAGTAACCGTTTGGGCGGGCTTTTCAACGAAATGGTATGGTGAGTTATTCCGAGATCAACAAATGATGACCGCCGTAGGGCGATCGCTTGAGATTGCGTTCTATTCAGCCACAGCGGCGGTTTTTTTCGGTATATTTGCATCGGTTGTGATGGTTCGGATTAAAAAATTTAAAGGGCGCACCACGTTTTCAGGCATGATTACCGCGCCGTTGGTCATGCCAGATGTCATCATTGGTTTATCAATGCTGTTGTTGTTTGTGGCAATGAGCCAGTTCTTAGGCTGGCCAGAAACGCGTGGCATGTTAACCATTTGGATTGCACACACCACCTTTGGTTTGGCGTATTCGACCGTTGTCATTTCTTCACGATTAAGAGAAATGGATCATTCATTGGAAGAAGCGGCGTTAGATTTAGGCGCGAGCCCATTAAAATCATTTTTGTTAATCACCTTGCCAATAATATCCCCAGCCGTCGTGTCGGCTTGGCTGCTTTCTTTTACGTTGTCATTGGATGATGTGGTGATTGCAAGCTTCGTCACCGGTCCTGGTGCCACAACGCTACCTATCGAAGTTTTCAGCTCAGTTCGCTTAGGGGTGACGCCTAAAATTAATGCACTAGCAACTTTGATCATCGGGACGGTCACATTGGTGGCCATTTTTGCTTGGTTTATGACGCGGCGGCTTAATCGACGTGTCAGTGCTTCAATGCAAAACGCCTAA
- the speB gene encoding agmatinase: MKDDFNQYNSGDLAFTRQNPYGTEIEAMYSGATSFMRRRYSRDLTNVDVAVIGVPFDLATSNRPGARFGPRSVRAASTQLSWARPWPWLEDPFETLNVVDYGDCVFDPGQPETIAPTIERWYDHILSQGVKPLSIGGDHFVSYPIIKALAKKHGPISLIHFDAHCDTWPDKEGRVDHGTMFYHAAKQGIVDATASVQVGMRTVNDLDLGYKVLDALWLHEQGVDVALRVIKETVGNKPTYITFDIDFLDPSCAPGTGTPVCGGFDTITAIKLLHGLQGVNLIGADVVEVAPAYDHAEITALAGATIATNLVCLMAETMKRKAQS, from the coding sequence ATGAAAGACGATTTTAATCAGTATAACAGTGGCGACTTAGCCTTTACTCGGCAAAACCCGTATGGGACTGAAATTGAAGCGATGTATTCGGGCGCGACCAGTTTTATGCGCCGACGTTACAGCCGAGATTTGACCAATGTTGATGTCGCTGTCATTGGTGTCCCGTTTGATCTAGCTACCTCGAATCGCCCGGGTGCACGCTTTGGTCCCCGAAGTGTTCGTGCGGCCTCAACTCAATTGAGTTGGGCGCGCCCTTGGCCATGGTTAGAAGATCCGTTCGAGACCTTGAATGTTGTTGATTACGGTGATTGTGTGTTTGACCCTGGCCAACCGGAGACCATCGCACCAACAATAGAGCGCTGGTATGACCATATACTTAGCCAAGGCGTAAAACCTTTGTCGATTGGCGGCGATCATTTTGTCAGCTATCCGATCATCAAAGCGTTGGCTAAAAAACACGGCCCCATTTCTTTAATTCACTTCGATGCACATTGTGATACCTGGCCCGATAAAGAAGGTCGCGTTGATCATGGCACTATGTTTTATCATGCCGCAAAGCAAGGTATCGTTGATGCGACTGCGTCGGTTCAAGTGGGTATGCGAACCGTGAATGACCTTGATTTAGGCTATAAAGTATTAGACGCCCTGTGGTTGCATGAGCAGGGGGTCGATGTGGCGCTGAGGGTGATCAAAGAAACCGTGGGTAATAAACCGACATACATAACGTTCGATATCGACTTCTTAGACCCATCTTGTGCTCCGGGTACGGGCACGCCTGTCTGTGGAGGGTTCGATACCATCACGGCTATTAAGCTTTTGCATGGGTTACAAGGTGTGAACTTGATAGGTGCCGATGTTGTAGAAGTTGCGCCAGCTTATGACCATGCTGAAATTACCGCGTTGGCAGGTGCCACGATAGCCACGAACTTAGTGTGTTTGATGGCTGAAACTATGAAGCGCAAAGCACAAAGTTAG
- a CDS encoding GFA family protein — MSYPIEGACQCGQVSYKLLEAPKNVIACHCTECQKLATSPFSVTAMVNSDTIEFKGDMSEWCRLADSGNTSCAKFCPTCGTRIYHYNPDDPTNIKLKLKSKGEDDAVFAPKAHIWVSSKLSWYDIPEGAKTFDKQP; from the coding sequence ATGAGCTATCCAATAGAGGGTGCTTGCCAGTGTGGCCAAGTGAGCTACAAACTATTAGAAGCGCCAAAAAATGTCATTGCTTGCCATTGCACGGAATGCCAAAAACTCGCCACCAGTCCATTTAGTGTGACGGCCATGGTCAATTCCGACACGATAGAGTTTAAAGGCGATATGAGTGAGTGGTGTCGTTTAGCTGATAGTGGCAACACCAGTTGCGCTAAGTTTTGCCCTACCTGTGGTACGCGTATTTATCACTACAACCCAGATGACCCTACCAATATAAAGCTGAAGCTAAAATCTAAAGGCGAAGATGACGCTGTTTTTGCCCCTAAAGCGCACATTTGGGTGAGCAGTAAACTCAGTTGGTATGACATTCCAGAAGGCGCGAAAACTTTTGATAAACAGCCTTAA
- a CDS encoding cupin domain-containing protein yields the protein MDDIGKRLKTVRKQVGISQRELAKRAGVTNSTISMIEKNSVSPSISSLKKVLSGIPMSLLEFFNTEEFESAETPVVYRKEDIREAAGDGEGIKWGLIGKFFPDRKITFLVEHYESGADTGDEAYSHEGEEVGYVVSGQIEVIVDDQKYTLGPGEAYYFDSKRPHRFRNPFDESCQVVSATTATNL from the coding sequence GTGGATGATATTGGCAAACGCCTAAAGACCGTACGTAAACAGGTCGGTATATCTCAACGTGAACTCGCCAAACGAGCTGGCGTAACTAACTCTACCATTTCAATGATTGAAAAGAACAGTGTGAGTCCAAGTATCAGCTCATTGAAAAAGGTATTGTCGGGTATCCCCATGTCATTGCTTGAATTTTTCAATACAGAAGAATTCGAATCGGCTGAGACGCCGGTGGTTTATCGTAAAGAAGATATTCGTGAAGCTGCGGGCGATGGTGAAGGTATTAAGTGGGGGTTAATTGGTAAGTTTTTCCCAGATAGAAAAATAACCTTTTTAGTCGAACATTATGAATCCGGTGCCGATACCGGTGATGAAGCCTATAGCCATGAAGGTGAAGAAGTTGGTTACGTGGTGTCTGGGCAAATTGAAGTCATTGTCGATGATCAAAAATATACCTTAGGCCCAGGTGAGGCTTATTACTTTGATTCAAAACGACCGCATCGATTTCGAAACCCCTTTGACGAATCTTGCCAAGTAGTTTCCGCAACAACCGCCACCAACCTATAA